One genomic window of Blastocatellia bacterium includes the following:
- a CDS encoding N-acetylmuramoyl-L-alanine amidase, whose translation MAQPKNYQFDLPATGRPSNVILPEAWYPGIQQYWQASTSKRIVDPILGIKAVVIHATAGSSSQGAISVIKAKKASFHWLIPDEDELQHGKLVWACAPEARAAWHVRNDCSHSDVNDGKTRVNHWSLGIEVVNNQQNNDKFSDWQVEITAQIIRYCWEKYPNLKHIVSHAKLDPTRRSDPGVNFPWDKFKNLVLNGITSSDPANIGLLALINNAPEASSISLDTNIEGCCEG comes from the coding sequence ATGGCACAACCAAAAAACTATCAATTTGATTTACCAGCAACAGGTCGACCAAGTAATGTAATACTTCCAGAAGCCTGGTATCCAGGAATCCAGCAATATTGGCAAGCTTCAACATCAAAAAGAATAGTAGATCCAATATTAGGAATAAAAGCTGTAGTAATACATGCAACCGCTGGTAGTAGTTCTCAAGGGGCAATATCTGTGATAAAGGCTAAAAAAGCATCATTTCATTGGCTAATACCAGATGAAGATGAACTCCAGCATGGAAAATTAGTTTGGGCCTGCGCTCCAGAAGCAAGAGCAGCCTGGCATGTAAGAAATGATTGTAGCCATTCAGATGTTAATGATGGAAAAACTAGAGTTAATCACTGGTCATTAGGGATAGAAGTTGTTAATAATCAACAAAATAACGATAAGTTTTCTGATTGGCAAGTTGAAATAACAGCCCAAATAATTAGATATTGCTGGGAAAAATACCCTAACTTAAAACATATAGTTTCACACGCAAAACTAGATCCTACTAGGCGAAGTGATCCAGGTGTTAACTTTCCTTGGGATAAATTTAAGAATTTAGTATTAAATGGAATTACTAGTAGTGACCCAGCTAATATAGGTTTGTTAGCACTTATTAACAATGCTCCAGAAGCTTCATCTATTAGTTTGGATACAAACAT
- a CDS encoding DUF465 domain-containing protein, which translates to MNATTGDLLKMELMSNNQEFRDLAKEHQSYEIRVGELAALLYPSEEERLELATIKKKKLQVKDRMESILQNYKRKAASH; encoded by the coding sequence ATGAATGCTACTACTGGTGATTTGTTAAAAATGGAATTAATGTCTAATAATCAAGAATTTAGAGACTTAGCAAAAGAACATCAAAGTTATGAAATACGTGTAGGCGAATTAGCCGCATTATTATATCCTAGTGAAGAAGAACGTTTAGAATTGGCGACAATAAAAAAGAAAAAACTCCAGGTTAAAGATAGAATGGAATCGATCCTACAAAACTATAAACGTAAAGCAGCTAGTCACTAA
- a CDS encoding phosphatidylserine decarboxylase — protein MAQEAYPYIIFLALLTIMIAFMQLYLIAAIFFILLLFVIYFFRDPERSIPDEKDIVVAPADGRVTKVVAINPEIANSPNLISIFLSPLDVHINRSPIAGKISDINYVKGRFVPATREDASLINEQNVITIENGSVKVIMKQIAGIVARRCVLWKKTGESVDLGERLGLIKFSSRTDLILPAEFRILIKAGDKLKGGVTIIGRKNSNG, from the coding sequence ATGGCACAAGAAGCATATCCCTATATAATTTTCTTAGCATTATTAACTATAATGATTGCCTTTATGCAATTATATTTAATAGCAGCAATATTTTTTATTTTATTGCTGTTTGTGATTTATTTCTTTCGTGATCCAGAACGTAGTATTCCTGATGAAAAAGATATAGTTGTTGCTCCTGCTGATGGTCGTGTCACCAAAGTAGTAGCTATTAACCCAGAAATAGCAAATTCTCCAAATTTAATTAGTATTTTTCTTTCACCTCTTGATGTACACATTAACCGCTCTCCAATAGCAGGAAAAATAAGTGATATTAATTATGTAAAAGGTCGTTTTGTACCTGCTACCCGTGAAGATGCTTCACTAATTAATGAGCAAAATGTTATTACTATTGAAAATGGCTCTGTTAAAGTTATTATGAAACAAATTGCAGGTATTGTTGCCCGTCGATGTGTTTTGTGGAAAAAAACTGGAGAATCAGTAGATTTAGGTGAAAGATTAGGTTTAATTAAGTTTAGTTCTCGTACAGATTTAATTTTACCAGCAGAATTTAGGATTTTAATTAAAGCAGGCGATAAGTTAAAAGGTGGTGTAACCATCATTGGAAGGAAAAACTCTAATGGATAA
- the pssA gene encoding CDP-diacylglycerol--serine O-phosphatidyltransferase produces MDNKSKEKPRRGPDLRKGVYIVPSLLTTANIFCGFYSVLEALKGFQKVALSASLKNEVLQSQAIHHFDLAAMCIGFSVLFDFLDGRIARMANATSEFGVELDSLADVLSFGIAPAVLVYSWAYSPIVELQKIGWAVSFMFLVCGALRLARFNVLARKPVQDKSVKKYFVGMPIPAGASLIAAIVHFTPVPLIMRKGQMDLFGFIIDANFFSVLLMILTAILALLMVSTVRYNNFKSTSDKPSISRNQTFLLIAIMILAIYQWSQVVLLVMATCYVSLGPVAKILSFFRPHSSTEDPSTGNVSSDVSLNQQS; encoded by the coding sequence ATGGATAATAAATCTAAAGAAAAACCGCGGCGAGGCCCTGACCTACGTAAAGGCGTGTATATTGTCCCAAGTCTCCTTACTACTGCAAATATTTTTTGTGGCTTTTATTCTGTTCTAGAAGCCTTAAAAGGTTTTCAAAAAGTCGCTCTCAGTGCTTCATTAAAAAATGAAGTATTACAATCCCAAGCAATACATCATTTTGATTTAGCTGCAATGTGTATTGGTTTTTCTGTTTTATTTGATTTCCTAGATGGCCGTATTGCACGAATGGCTAATGCTACTAGTGAATTTGGCGTTGAACTAGATTCTTTAGCCGATGTGTTAAGTTTTGGAATTGCGCCTGCTGTTTTGGTCTATTCCTGGGCCTATAGCCCAATTGTTGAACTACAAAAAATTGGCTGGGCTGTTTCCTTTATGTTTTTAGTTTGTGGGGCATTACGTCTTGCACGCTTTAATGTTTTAGCTCGTAAACCTGTACAAGATAAATCTGTAAAAAAATACTTTGTTGGTATGCCAATCCCAGCAGGTGCAAGTTTAATTGCTGCTATAGTGCATTTTACCCCAGTACCTTTAATTATGCGTAAAGGCCAAATGGATCTATTTGGGTTTATAATTGACGCTAACTTTTTTAGTGTTTTACTAATGATTTTAACTGCTATCCTTGCTCTCCTAATGGTTAGTACAGTGCGCTATAATAATTTTAAAAGCACGTCTGATAAACCATCTATAAGCCGTAATCAAACCTTTTTGCTAATTGCTATAATGATTTTAGCTATTTACCAATGGTCACAGGTAGTTTTACTAGTAATGGCAACTTGTTATGTTTCTTTGGGGCCAGTAGCAAAAATTTTAAGCTTTTTCCGTCCACATTCTTCAACAGAAGATCCTTCAACAGGAAATGTTTCTTCTGATGTAAGTCTTAATCAACAATCTTAG
- a CDS encoding PLP-dependent aminotransferase family protein, giving the protein MADRLRPNPIRRLSTLINRPGIISFAGGVPRPETFPYNEIAEISSRLVYERGSEVLQYGVTRGNRQLIEYLVQEMQNRKVETKAEEFILTSGSQQGLDLVSRLLIDPGDVVLVELPSYIGGTYALNNAGAELVGIEMAMDGLEPSIVKEKVLELRKQGRKVKLIYTIPNFQNPSGITLSLQKRKDLLALASELDLLILEDDPYGELYFSAPPPPPIKSFDKEGRVIYLGSFSKVLTPGLRTAWIVANSEFVANIELIKESADLCSSMLDQAIVAECGRQGLINKRLGVLREFYQIRCQSMLQALKENAPANTVWTQPTGGLFVWVELANQEIDTTKLLTQAVETGVAYVPGQPFYVNEGKANSLRLAFSKETPERISQGIKTLCSLL; this is encoded by the coding sequence TTGGCAGATCGGCTAAGACCTAATCCAATTCGTCGTCTTTCTACTTTAATTAATCGTCCTGGAATTATTTCCTTTGCTGGTGGTGTTCCTCGCCCAGAAACTTTTCCTTACAATGAAATAGCAGAAATTTCTAGCCGCTTGGTCTATGAACGTGGTAGCGAAGTTTTGCAATATGGGGTCACTCGTGGCAATCGCCAACTAATTGAATACTTGGTTCAAGAAATGCAAAACCGCAAAGTTGAAACAAAAGCCGAGGAATTTATTCTTACTAGCGGCTCTCAACAAGGTTTAGACCTGGTTTCCCGCTTGCTAATAGACCCAGGCGATGTTGTGTTAGTTGAACTACCTAGCTATATTGGGGGCACCTACGCCTTAAATAATGCAGGTGCAGAACTTGTTGGCATTGAAATGGCTATGGACGGCCTAGAGCCAAGTATTGTAAAAGAAAAAGTTTTAGAACTTCGCAAACAAGGCCGCAAAGTTAAATTAATTTATACTATTCCAAATTTTCAAAATCCTTCTGGAATTACGCTATCTTTGCAAAAACGTAAAGACTTGCTAGCTTTGGCCTCAGAATTAGATTTACTAATCTTAGAAGATGATCCTTATGGAGAGCTTTATTTTTCTGCTCCTCCACCTCCACCAATAAAAAGTTTTGATAAAGAAGGACGAGTAATTTATTTAGGAAGCTTTTCAAAAGTTTTAACCCCAGGTCTTAGAACTGCTTGGATTGTTGCTAATAGTGAATTTGTTGCAAATATTGAATTAATCAAGGAATCTGCTGATCTTTGTTCTAGTATGCTAGATCAAGCTATTGTTGCTGAATGTGGAAGACAAGGTTTAATTAACAAGCGGCTTGGAGTTTTGCGAGAGTTTTATCAAATTCGTTGCCAATCAATGCTTCAAGCATTAAAAGAAAATGCTCCTGCTAATACCGTTTGGACACAACCCACAGGCGGTTTATTTGTTTGGGTAGAGCTTGCTAACCAAGAAATAGACACTACTAAGCTTTTAACTCAAGCTGTAGAAACAGGTGTGGCTTATGTGCCTGGTCAACCTTTTTATGTAAATGAAGGAAAGGCTAATAGTTTACGGCTAGCTTTTTCTAAAGAAACACCAGAACGTATTAGCCAGGGGATAAAAACCCTCTGTTCATTACTATAA
- a CDS encoding glutathione peroxidase, whose protein sequence is MKLFISIMMMVMMFATLSVNMGCSSAEANLPPLTEKSIYDFSMKSIDGKDVKMEEYKGKVLLLVNVASQCGYTPQYEGLQKVYTKYQDKGFVVLGFPANNFGGQEPGSNEEIKTFCSTKYNVTFPIFSKISVKGSDKHPFYRFLTEKATNPDSAAEVAWNFNKFLVDKNGKVVAKYDSGVAPESAELTSAIEKALQ, encoded by the coding sequence ATGAAACTGTTTATATCTATAATGATGATGGTAATGATGTTTGCAACATTATCTGTAAATATGGGTTGTTCTTCAGCAGAAGCTAATTTACCACCTTTAACAGAAAAATCTATTTATGATTTTTCTATGAAGTCAATTGATGGTAAAGATGTCAAAATGGAAGAATATAAAGGTAAAGTTTTGCTATTGGTTAATGTAGCTAGTCAATGTGGTTACACTCCACAATATGAAGGTCTACAAAAAGTTTATACCAAATATCAAGATAAAGGATTTGTTGTTTTAGGTTTTCCAGCAAATAATTTTGGTGGGCAAGAACCTGGTAGCAATGAAGAAATTAAAACTTTCTGTAGTACAAAATATAATGTTACTTTTCCAATATTCTCAAAAATTTCTGTAAAAGGTTCTGACAAACATCCTTTCTATAGATTCTTAACAGAAAAAGCAACTAATCCCGATTCAGCGGCTGAAGTAGCTTGGAATTTTAATAAATTCTTAGTAGATAAAAATGGAAAAGTTGTAGCTAAATATGATTCTGGCGTTGCTCCAGAAAGTGCAGAATTGACTTCAGCAATTGAAAAAGCATTGCAATAA